In the genome of Rhodoplanes sp. Z2-YC6860, one region contains:
- a CDS encoding O-linked N-acetylglucosamine transferase, SPINDLY family protein encodes MADEPVEINAATELYSRVLQQAVARQLTIFDLFNAAVQLQAMQQRPLVAELYKTWIAFNGDNELLHAVYFNYGVTLNDLGDRVGAINAFRTSIRIKPEFEPPYINLGRALEDTGQTGAGVAEWMKLINKLGGVTGDTVNHKLTAMHQSARVLEGMGSDATAEEVLRQSLEIDRRQPEALQHFVSLRQRQCKWPVIQESDRVKRRDLLSGISTLSLANLCDDPMFQLAKAYDYARHQIGRPKPARPHAQPGAGRRLRIGYVSSDLRDHAVGFAMTDVIELHDRQNFEIFAYYCGINRPDGTQARIKANVEHWTDINSMNDDQAAAQIVADGIDILIDLNGYTKDARTKVFARQPAPVQVNWFGYPNTMGTPYHHYIIADEVVLPPENEIYFSEKVVRLPCYQPNDRRRLVAEQRPTRQQVGLPENAFVFCSLNGMQKTTARAYERWLTIIDRVPGSVLWLLTSTAETDERLRKYAADRGVDPSRIIFADKMPNAAHLARYPLADLFLDNFPYGAHTTASDSMWMGVPILTLSGRSFAARVSSSLVHAAGIGEMHCKTEQEFIERAVEFGNDPSKLAPIKAKLIAGRDTCLLFDTPNLVRHLEDLYRQMWADLIRGAIPMPDMRNLDVYHEIGLGLDIENIEVLDDDAYIALYREKLAEWNEVYPVMPDSRLWRDGAPRIEALGDKRAVA; translated from the coding sequence ATGGCCGACGAGCCCGTCGAGATCAACGCTGCTACAGAGCTCTATTCCCGGGTGCTGCAACAGGCCGTTGCACGCCAGCTCACTATCTTCGACCTGTTCAACGCCGCGGTTCAGCTGCAGGCGATGCAACAGCGCCCGCTGGTGGCCGAGCTCTACAAGACCTGGATCGCCTTCAACGGCGACAACGAGCTTCTGCACGCGGTCTACTTCAACTACGGCGTGACGCTCAACGATCTGGGCGACCGGGTCGGCGCTATCAACGCCTTCCGCACCTCGATCCGCATCAAGCCGGAATTCGAGCCGCCCTACATCAATCTCGGGCGTGCCCTGGAGGACACGGGCCAGACCGGCGCGGGCGTCGCCGAATGGATGAAACTGATCAACAAGCTCGGCGGCGTCACGGGCGACACGGTGAACCACAAGCTCACCGCCATGCATCAGTCGGCACGCGTGCTGGAAGGTATGGGCAGCGACGCCACCGCCGAGGAGGTGCTGCGTCAGAGCCTCGAGATCGACCGCCGCCAGCCGGAGGCGCTCCAGCACTTCGTGTCGCTGCGGCAGCGGCAGTGCAAATGGCCGGTGATCCAGGAGTCGGACCGGGTCAAGCGCAGGGACCTTCTATCCGGCATCTCGACGCTGTCGCTCGCCAATCTCTGCGACGACCCGATGTTCCAGTTGGCCAAAGCCTATGACTATGCCCGGCATCAGATCGGCCGGCCAAAGCCCGCTCGGCCGCATGCGCAGCCTGGGGCAGGGCGGCGACTCCGCATCGGCTATGTGTCGTCGGACCTGCGCGACCACGCGGTCGGCTTTGCCATGACCGACGTCATCGAGCTGCATGACCGTCAGAATTTCGAGATCTTTGCGTATTACTGCGGCATCAACCGGCCCGACGGCACGCAGGCGCGCATCAAGGCGAATGTCGAGCATTGGACCGACATCAATTCGATGAACGACGACCAGGCGGCGGCGCAGATCGTGGCCGATGGTATCGACATCCTGATCGATCTCAACGGCTATACCAAGGACGCTCGCACCAAGGTCTTTGCGCGCCAGCCCGCGCCTGTTCAGGTGAATTGGTTCGGCTATCCCAACACCATGGGCACCCCCTATCACCACTACATCATCGCCGACGAAGTCGTCCTTCCGCCCGAAAACGAAATCTATTTCTCCGAGAAGGTCGTGCGGCTGCCGTGCTATCAGCCGAACGACAGGAGGCGTCTGGTCGCGGAGCAGCGGCCGACGCGGCAGCAGGTCGGCCTGCCGGAGAATGCCTTCGTGTTCTGCAGCCTCAACGGCATGCAGAAAACCACGGCGCGGGCTTATGAACGCTGGCTGACGATCATCGATCGCGTGCCAGGGAGCGTGCTGTGGCTGCTCACCAGCACCGCCGAAACCGACGAACGGTTGCGCAAATACGCGGCCGACCGCGGCGTCGATCCCTCGCGCATCATCTTCGCCGACAAGATGCCGAATGCCGCCCATCTGGCGCGCTATCCACTCGCCGATCTGTTCCTCGACAACTTCCCCTATGGCGCCCACACCACCGCATCGGACTCGATGTGGATGGGGGTGCCGATCCTGACACTGTCGGGACGCAGCTTCGCGGCGCGGGTCAGTTCTAGCCTCGTCCACGCCGCCGGCATAGGCGAGATGCATTGCAAGACCGAGCAGGAATTCATCGAACGCGCGGTGGAGTTCGGCAACGATCCGTCAAAGCTTGCGCCGATCAAAGCGAAGCTGATCGCGGGCCGCGACACGTGTCTCCTGTTCGACACGCCCAATCTGGTGCGGCATCTCGAGGATCTCTACCGGCAGATGTGGGCCGACCTGATCCGTGGCGCGATTCCCATGCCGGACATGCGCAACCTCGACGTCTATCACGAGATCGGACTCGGTCTCGACATCGAGAATATCGAGGTACTCGATGATGACGCCTACATCGCTCTCTATCGGGAAAAGCTTGCCGAATGGAATGAGGTCTATCCGGTCATGCCGGACAGCCGTTTGTGGCGCGATGGTGCGCCCCGCATCGAGGCGCTGGGCGACAAGCGGGCTGTTGCCTGA